The genomic region TAGAGAGAAACTCTATTTATCCCCTGTTCTTGATGGATACAATAGTGAGATTATTGAATTCACCTTGTCACGCTCACCTGATTTAAAACAGGTTCAAACCATGCTTAAAAGAGCATTTCCGGCTACCTCTTACCAAGGAACTATTCTTCACAGCGACCAAGGGTGGCAATATCAACACCAGTCTTATCATGATTTCTTGGCATCCAAAGGGATTCGTCCATCTATGTCACGCAAGGGAAATAGTCCAGATAATGGCATGATGGAGTCCTTCTTTGGCATCTTAAAGTCTGAGATGTTTTACGGTTATGAAAAGACTTTTAAGTCGCTTGATAAGCTAGAACAAGCCATTACGGATTATATTTTTTATTACAACAATAAACGTATCAAGACAAAATTAAAAGGACTCAGTCCTGTGCAATACAGAACTAAATCCTTTCAATAATTTATTGTCCAACTTTTTGGGGTCAGTACACCTTAGATACTTTTTTGTTCACTTGATTATCTAGGAAACAATAAATAAACACCAAAAGAGCTAGAACAATTGTTCTAGCTCTTTTTAGGCAATAAAAAATCCTAAGTAAAACTTAGGAAGGTGTCTTATCACTCCGGCAGTAGGACTCGAACCTACGACATCATGATTAACAGTCATGCGCTACTACCAACTGAGCTATGCCGGATAAACAAAAAAACTGCTAAGCAGTAGTTTTATAGTCCGTACGGGATTCGAACCCGTGTTACCGCCGTGAAAAGGCGGTGTCTTAACCCCTTGACCAACGGACCAGAAGTTTTAGGATTTCCCCTCAACACTCTTATTATTATACCAGATATTTTTTCTTTGTCTATAGTTTTTTTCAATTTTTTTACTTTTTTTGAAGTTTTTTTGCACTAAATTATCGCCAAAAAATTCAAACAATTTTAACGTGCTAAAAAGCCTTTAATATCAAGCATTTACAGGTGAACTTTCGGTAAAGAAGAAAATTGTTTACTAGTAAAAAAGCATTTTTTTCTTTTACTTATTCTTTACTTTTCAAAAACCAGACAAGGCAGCGTAAAGTACGATTTTTAGTTGACAGAAAAGCTGTTATTTTGATAGAATGATTAAGTTGATATGGTCTCATAGCTCAGCTGGATAGAGCATTCGCCTTCTAAGCGAACGGTCGCAGGTTCGAATCCTGCTGGGATCAAATCTAAAGCCGGCTTTAGTCGGCTTTTTTTATTTTCTCCACTAGTAGTGTTTCACATGAAACTAGAAAAAGCTGTTCAAATATTGAACAGCTTTTTACTTATGATAAGGACTTCCTTGTTGTATCATGAAAGCTCGATAAATTTGCTCAGCTAAAACTAAGCGCATTAACTGATGAGGTAAAGTTAGTAAACCAAAACTCATTTTTAAATTTGCACGTTTTTTTACCTTGTCAGCTAAACCTAGGCTACCTCCAATGACAAATACAATGTCCGAATAACCTCTCAAATTTGCATCAGCGATAATCTTACTAAATTCTTCTGATGGGAATTGTTTACCTTCAATAGCCAAAACAATGACATAATCTCGCTCAGAGATTTTAGCTAAAATACGGTCACCCTCTTTTTCCATGATTTGATGATTTTGCGCCTCACTCGCATTATCTGGTGTTTTTTCATCGGGTAACTCAACAATTTCAAATTTGGCAAAGCGACTCATGCGTTTTCCGTATTCTGCAATACCATCTTTTAGGTATTTTTCTTTTAATTTTCCAACAGCAATAATTTTTACTTTCATGTTTTCTATTTTACCACATATTCACAAGCTTTTCACACATTATCCACATATTAACAATCTGTAATTAGGCTCAATAACGCTATATTTTGAGGATTTTTGAACAAACTTAAAAAGTTTTCCACAACCTGTGGATTACTTTATTTTTTTTATCTTTTAAGGTATAATTAAGTCGTTTTTTATATGCTATCTGTGAATAAAAAAAGGAGGAAGAGACGTGAAAAAAATAACATTTCAAAAAGTCAATTACAAAAAAATCCTTAAACCACTATCCGTTATTTTAGTTGGTTTCATCGGAGGAGTTGCTGGGACCTTACTCATTTTGAATATGGCTGGCATCTCAATCAATAATGTTAGTGGTTCAAGTACAAAAACTACAACAAGTAAAGTAAGTTACTCAAATACTAATGATACGACAAAAGCTGTCGAAAAAGTGAGAGAAGCAGTCGTATCAGTCATCAATTATCAATCAAATAGCTCTTCAAATGATTTGTATATGCAAATGTTTGGTGGCAATTTAGACAATAACACTAATAATGGATCAGATAGTGATTTAAGTATCGCTAGTGAAGGTTCTGGGGTTATTTACAAAAAAGACGGCAATTCTGCTTATGTCGTTACTAATAACCACGTTGTCGATGGTGCTAGTCAAATCGAAATCATGCTTTCTGACGGTACAAAAGTAGTCGGTGAATTAGTCGGTACCGATACATACTCAGATATCGCCGTTGTCAAAATTGCTTCTGATAAAGTCACAACGGTAGCTGAATTTGCTAATTCAGATAAAATTACTGTTGGTGAAACAGCCATTGCTATTGGTAGCCCTCTAGGTACTGATTATGCTAACTCTGTGACACAAGGAATTGTCTCAAGTCTAAGCCGTACAGTTACAATGACTAACGACGATGGCGAAACAATTTCAACCAATGCTATCCAAACTGATGCCGCTATTAACCCAGGTAACTCTGGTGGTGCT from Streptococcus lutetiensis harbors:
- the rlmH gene encoding 23S rRNA (pseudouridine(1915)-N(3))-methyltransferase RlmH, with the protein product MKVKIIAVGKLKEKYLKDGIAEYGKRMSRFAKFEIVELPDEKTPDNASEAQNHQIMEKEGDRILAKISERDYVIVLAIEGKQFPSEEFSKIIADANLRGYSDIVFVIGGSLGLADKVKKRANLKMSFGLLTLPHQLMRLVLAEQIYRAFMIQQGSPYHK
- a CDS encoding S1C family serine protease is translated as MKKITFQKVNYKKILKPLSVILVGFIGGVAGTLLILNMAGISINNVSGSSTKTTTSKVSYSNTNDTTKAVEKVREAVVSVINYQSNSSSNDLYMQMFGGNLDNNTNNGSDSDLSIASEGSGVIYKKDGNSAYVVTNNHVVDGASQIEIMLSDGTKVVGELVGTDTYSDIAVVKIASDKVTTVAEFANSDKITVGETAIAIGSPLGTDYANSVTQGIVSSLSRTVTMTNDDGETISTNAIQTDAAINPGNSGGALINIEGQVIGINSSKISSTSDSGSGNSVEGMGFAIPANDVVKIINQLEANGKVIRPALGITMANLSDLSTTTISRLNIPTSVTSGIVVASVQSGMPAEGVLKKYDVITAIDDKDVSSITDLQSVLYGHSTGDSIKVTFYRGTDKKTETIKLTKTTQDLSSSNQ